The genomic window CTGTCCGGTGGCGTTGCGTTCTGGGTAGGCGATGAGCCGGCCCTTGCGGATGAGCGCGCGACCGGAAACCTGGCCGCCGGTGAAGTCCACGATCCACGCGCCAGGACCCGCAAGCTCCGGCAGGGTGATGGTCTCGCGATGACGCAGGATCGGGGCCTGGGCATAGGAGATGCGGCGCTCGTGATGTGGCACAAGCCCGTCGAGATCGATGCCTACCTCCGGCTCCACGCCTTGGTTTGCGAGGTGGGCCGGCAGGTCCAGTTCGTAGATGCGGATGAGGAGGTCCGGGGTGTTCTTGAGATCCAGCGTGAGAGCGACGGCGGCATCGGCGGAGAGTTGGACAGGCGCGTTTTTCGCGACGGCGATTTCCGCCTCCTCCTGAAGCGAATTGAATTCCGAGGGATCCAGCAACTTCCCCCACACCGCCGGGTCTCCGCCACCGAGCAGGCGGGCGCGGGCGTGGATGGGTTTGAGGAACATCTCCTCGATGAAGGGAGCGAAATCGGCGGCGGAGTCCGAGCTGCTGAGGAAATGATGGAGATATTCATTCACCACCCGGTTGTCGTTGTCGACCGTCCCGCAGCCGGTGGCGGAGGAAAAATCCGAAGCCAGGTCGATTTCCTCCTCCGCGGACCGATCCTGATGCTTGAAGAAATTCATTTTCGAGATCCGCCGTGGCAGGGAGATGTAAGCGAGGAAATCCTCCTTGGGGAAATTTCCCATCTCCGCCTGCAGCCGGAGGTGATGGAACAGCACATGGGCCTTCAGCGAATTCAAAGCGGGCGGCAAGGTGATCACGAAGTCGCGGCACCTCCGCAGATGTCCGGCATGTGCCTGGGGATCGCTCGAGAAATCCGTCTCCGCTCCGGGACGGAGCTTGCCGAGGTAGGCGACGCAGAAGGACTCGTTCTGTTTGAGATCCGGGTGCAAGACCAGCAGGGCTTTCAATTGCTCCGCGGTGAGCCGGGACGACAGATCATCCGCAGAAGAGAATGTCTCGTTCAACGAGAGCATGCGATCCATGAGGGGCACCACGCCCGGCAGATCGGCGCGACCGATGTTTTCGAAAAACCAGCGGATCTTGGTTTCATCGAACTTCTCCACGTTCTCCAACTCACGCAGCAGGCGTCCGCCCTTGTATTGTTCATAGGGAGCTTCCGGATTCTCCCCGAGTGTGGCTTTTTCAAACGCTGCTTCCGTAATGAGGGCGGGATCAACCCTGGTAGGCAGGTTTTCCGCGGCGGCGGCCGCATCCGGCCGCGTGTCGGTGAAGACAAGGCCCAGTTTCCGGATAAGCTCCGCACGGGAGCCGTCGGGATTTTTCGCATACTCCTTGAGCATTCCGCGATTGGAGAGAGCCTCAAGCCCCTCGGAAGAAACCGGGTTCTCCTCACGCTCCGCAGCCGCCTTCCATTCCGACATCGTCTTGCGGAACTCCCCCTCACGCCCGGCGAGCTGATGATCGAGAGCCGTGTAAAAATACGCGGTCCGGGTGCCGGGGACCAGGGTCGTCAGGGCGGTGGCACGCGTCTCGGGATCGGCGAACCGCTCCCGGAAGAGTTCGTCCTGTGCGTTCAGCGGCACGCATGCGAGGAAGAAGCAGATGAGGTGATTTCTCATGGGTAATCTCTAGATCCTCCGGGACACAGGGGAAAGCAAGAAGTCGAAACACGGCGTTAAACCTGTTAGATCGATCCCTTTCCCGGGATTCAGCGGATGTGTCATGTTCCATTCGAAATACAACATGGAAAAGTCTTGCCATCCCGCGAGATTCCGCTATTGCGTCGCCGCGCACGCTGTTTCCAGCGTCGAGGGTCTCACGAATGACCCGCCCTTTTCCGGTCTTCATCGATGAGAGATTGTTTGAGGTCACTCCAACCGCTCATCGACACCGCCCGCCGCCCACGAAGGGACGAGGCAGGCATTTCAAAAACAACATGACCCCGAATCAATTCGAGGCGTTGCCATTGGCCGCGCCCCTCCAACGTGTTTTGCGCGAGCTGAACTACACCACTCCGTCCCCCATCCAGGCCCAGGCCATTCCGATCCTGCTCGAAGGCCGCGACCTCCTCGGTTGCGCCCAGACCGGCACCGGAAAAACCGCGAGTTTCGCGCTGCCCATCCTGCACGCCATCAATGAACGGCCCAAGCAGGTCAAGCCGCGCCAGTGCCGCACGCTCGTGCTGGCACCGACACGCGAACTGGCCGGCCAGGTGGGCAAGAGCTTCAGCACCTATGGCGCGCACATCCGCTTCAAGCAGACGCTCATCTACGGCGGCGTGGGCCAGAACCCGCAGGTCTCCGCGATGCGCGGAGGCGTGGACGTGCTTGTCGCCACACCGGGCCGCCTCATCGACCTCATCGAGCAACGGGCAGTGGACCTCTCCGGCGTCGAGTTCTTCGTGCTGGATGAAGTGGACCGCATGCTCGACATGGGATTCGCCCGCGACGTGAAGAAGATCGTCTCCCTGCTCCCGCCGTACCGCCAATCGCTGTTCTTCTCCGCGACCCTGGCACCGACCATTGTGGAGCTCGCCCACACCATCCTGCGCAATCCCTCGCGCGTCACCATTGATCCCGGCACCACCACCGCCGAGCGCATCGACCACCAGGTGTGCTTCCTCGATCGGGAAAACAAGCGTCATCTGCTGGAACAACTGCTGCGCGGCCAGGCGGAAGCCACGGAAGGCAAGCTCACCATCGTCTTCAGCCGCACCAAGCACGGCGCGAACAAGCTGGCGAAGAGTCTCTGCGAGGCCGGTTTCCCATCGGAAGCCATCCACGGCAACAAGTCCCAGGCACAGCGCGAGAAAGCCTTGGAAAAATTCAAGAAAGGCCTCACCCCGGTCCTCGTCGCCACCGACGTCGCGGCCCGTGGTGTGGACGTGAAAGACGTCGGTCTCGTGGTGAATTTCGACCTGCCGAACGAGCCGGAAGCCTACGTCCACCGCATCGGCCGCACCGGTCGTGCCGGAGCGGAAGGCCGCGCGGTTTCGTTCTGCGCGGAAGATGAACGCGAGTTCCTGCGCGAGATCGAGAAAGTCATCAAGATGCCGGTCCCGCGCTGGGACGACCACCAGTGGCACGACGAGGCCCTCGCCGACCGTCACCTCCGTCTCCGCACCGGCGGCGGCATGGTGCAGGGCGGCGGAAACCGCGGCCGTCAGGGTGGCGGACGTCAAGGCGGAGGAAACCGCAATGGTGGTGGCGGTGGACGTGGCGCCGAAGGCCGCGACTACAGCAACGCCTCGCGCGGAAACAACCGCCGTCGCCCCGCGTCACGATAAGCAACCGCGGCGACGCGTCCGAGACCACCGCAAGCCGGATACGAATCAACAACGCGCCGCCCGCTCCGGCCACGTCATGAGAATGACTGGCCGGGCGGGCGGCGTTTTATTTTCGCAATTCCCCCTCAAACGCAACGGCAGAAAGCGTTTGAGCCACGGAAGGGACGCTCCATCGTATGGCAGCGTTCCAACGACGTATCCGCCCTTCACATGAATTCACCCTCCCACCAAAATGCCACCGGTTCTCCGGCTTCCAACGACACACTGGCCGGTCTTCGTCTGGCCACCCGCATCGCCTTTTTTGTCGCCGGAATGGGGGTCGCCTGCTGGGCGCCGCTCGTGCCCTACGCCAAGGCGAAGCTCGGCCTGGACGAGGCCGGTCTTGGCATGATGCTGCTGTTTTTGGGTGCGGGTTCCGTCTCGGCCATGCCGGTGGCTGGCGGGTTGGCAGGCAGGTTCGGCAGCCGCGCCGTCATCCTCGGTGGATTGACCGCGCTGGCCCTGGTGCTTCCCCTTCTGTCGGTCGTGACAACTCCCTGGCAGCTGTCCGTCACCCTCGCCTTGTTCGGAGCCTCTCTGGGGGCGGTGGATGTGGCGGCGAACATCCATGGGGTGGAAGTGGAACACCGTGCGGGTGTCCCGCTGATGTCGAACTTCCACGGTTTCTATAGTATCGGCGGCCTGACCGGTTCGGGAGCGATGACACTCCTGCTCACAAACGGCGTCCCTCCATGGATGGCCACACTGTCGGCTTCGGTGCTGGGTGCTGCCTGTGTGCTCATTGCCGCTCCACGGCTGCTTGCGACGCGGCCGGAAGCGGGAACGCCTTTTTTCGTCAGGCCCCGGGGCGTCGTCCTCCTGATCGGGTGCCTCACCTTCATCATCTTCCTGCTGGAGGGCTCTCTCCTGGACTGGAGCGCCGTGCTCCTCAAAGAGGAGAGAGGGATGCCCGAAAGCCTGGCAGGAACCGGTTTCGCCCTGTTCTCGCTGGCCATGGCCATCGGACGCTTGACGGGTGACCGGCTCACCGCACGCTGGGGCGGCAAGAGAATGCTCCTCCATGGGTCGATTCTAACGTCGGCCGGGCTGGTGTGGCTGATCCTGGCTCCCGGCGCGACAGCCGCACTGATCGGCTTTCCCATCATCGGCCTGGGAGCGGCGAACCTGGTTCCCGTCCTGTTCAGCGCCACCAGCAGGCAGACCGTCATGCCGAAGGATCTCGCCATTTCCGCCATCAGCGTGATGGGTTACGCGGGTATTCTTGCCGGGCCCGCGGCGATCGGTTTCGTCGCCGGATTCATCGGTCTTGAAGGAGTCTTCGGCTTGCTCGCCGCGGCGGTCCTGGCTCTCGCCTTCTTTTCGCGCATCGGATCCGCGGTCCGGTGATCCCATCCCCGGGCGGAGGACCATGAGCGTGCCGGTTGAAATGTCTCCGGACGGGTCCGGGTCCCGCATACGACGCCTCCGACCAGCAAAAAGCCCGGCAGTCCCCCTGCCGGGCTTTTCCATTATTACCCATACTATATATACCCTGGAAAAATCATATCCGGCGGCGACGAAGAACGGCCAGCAATCCCAACGAACCGAGAAGAACACCCGCGGGCTCCGGAACAGCGACCAATGCGATGTTGTTTCCTCCGAACGCATAATCGATCTGATAACCGCCAGGCAGATTCAGCACCGACGAAAACGCCGCACCCGTCAGGGAACCATAGCTCGCGAAAACATAGGCTGCGTCATCCAGCGCCGCACCGCCACCAACCAGAGACAGGTCCAGGGTCGCGTTGGAAATATCAAGATTTCCCGCCGCAGCCAGCAGATCGATCGTTCCCGCGCCCGTGCCATCGAACTGGGTGAGCAGGCGGCCGTTGATCACCGCCGAGCCGACTCCCAACGACTCGATTCCGTTGTCACCTGCCGCAAGAAACGCGGTGGACGCCACGGTCACCGAACCACCGAGGGTTCCCGTCCCACCCAAGGTCGCCGTGCCGTTCACGACGGTCGTGGTGTTGCCGAGCGAACCGTTCACCAGCAGAGTACCCGCGCTGACTAGGGTGGCTCCGGTGTAGGTGCTGTTGTTGGTCAGGGTCAGGGTTCCGGTGCCCTCGTGGACCAGCGACCCGATCCCCGAAACGACGTAACCGGCCGCATAGGTATCCGTGCGGTTGAAAGACAGGTTTCCATTGTTGATGATGGAGGTGCTGCCAACCGATCCCACGGTCCCCCCGTTTCCGAGCTGGAACGTTCCTTCGTTGATCCGCGTGACACCCGAATAACCACTCGCGGAGGCGATCACTACGGTGCCAGCCCCCGTTTTCGTCAGGGACGAGGCGGAGTTGTTGTTGATGATGGTTGTATTGAAAACCAGTCTTCCACTCGTGTTCAACTGGTGGAGATAAAGCTCGCCTCCATTGGAACCGGCGCGCAACCCGCCCGACCCATTGTAGAAAATATCCTGTGCTCCGACATTGGAGGTGACGATGATGTGTGGCAGGGTGCCCAGACGCCCGGCCGACGAGGTATCGACCGTCCAGCTCGAGGCCTGCGTGTTCGCCGCATTGAAACGCACGCCGTTGGTAAGGGTGAGACTGTTGCTGTGGCGGTAGGCCTGGGTCGATCCCGCCGTCGTCGTCTGCACATCGATGCCCACCACCGTTCCGCTGGAGTTTCCTCCGGCGGGATTGACATAGGTGAAAACCGACGTGGCGTTCACCACGTTTTTCGAAGCATCGAGCGCCGCGACATCCACACCGTTCAAGGTCGCGAACGACAGGCGCGAGGTGGTGGTGCCGCTGGAAACGTTGATCAGTCCGCTGCCCGCTGTGGAAAGGTTCGCCACCCCTCCGCCACCCCCTGTCAATGTGCCGCCGATCGTCAGTTGGACACCATTGCCCACCTGCCATGACTGCGAAGTGTTCTGGAGCAATGTCACACCACTTCCAATAGCCAGATTCCGGGTGGCGGCGCTCATGTCGATCCCTGACGACCCCAGGGTGAGCACACTTCCGGATCCGATGCCCACGTCTCCCCCCGGATCAACCACCTTCAAACCCTTCCATGACAGGTTTCCTCCGAGAATGGTGGAATTTCCGCCTGTCACCGCGCTGTTCCATTCCGCGACATCCGCCGTCCCGGGAACCACATCACCGAGCCATGCTCCCGATAGATTCAGGTTTGTGGCGTTATCCGCCTTGTTGACCGTCGCGCCGTGCGCGGAAAGGCAGAGATATAGGAAACCTGCGGGGGCAAGCGGACGAAGTACAGACGATTGACGGGTTTTCATGGAATGAGGGGGAAATCCGATAGGTTTTTTGATACGGTCGATTTCCAATGTGGTGATTCAATCCACTCCCCGCATGATCAACAATTAACCAAAAAGGAGTATGGGTATCGTCTGATCAATGATGGATGCCCCTGCATCGCCATTACCAAACTCCCATCTAGGGGATGATGGCGACACGATAGAACATCCCCCCTCCGGTCCTGACCACGGAATAACTGGTGCTCTTCGCAGGAGCGGCAGAACCGGGAACAGTGGTGAGAGGGCTCCAACCATCGAGCAGGATGCCGCTGGTCTGGATCTGATAGATTTTCCCGGGAATGCTCGGCCAGGAGAGGGCGAACCGGGTGTCGTCCAGCGGCGACAGCGTCGCGGCGAAGCGTGAGATTCCGCTCGAGGGATTCGTACCCGCGAGATACTCCACGGCATTGTCCTGCCCGTCTCCATCATCATCTCCGTCCGGGAGCCTGGCAAGATTTCCGAAATGAAACGCCTCCCATGAATCCGGCAGACCGTCTTCATCGGAGTCATCGATGACAAGATCCACCCGCCCCGGAGCACTCAGGGAGAGATGCGCGTCCACACCCGCCGGAACACCTGTTAGAGAAACGTCGCCCGAAAGCTCGCCACCGCACGTGAGCAATGGATAACGTCCGAAGGTGGTCTCCGGTGCGAGAGCGATCTGGATACTCCCCGCAAGCTGCAAATCGCCCGCGACCGCCAAAAGGTCCGATGAAACGCCGCCGCGCAGTTTCATGACGGAGGAGCTGTCAAAGCTCGCGTTCCCCGTAACCACGAGAGTGCCCGGCGTGCCAGTGGCGAATCCCCGCCCGATCACCACCCCGTCCGGATTCAGGTCCGCGGCGATCGTGCCATGACCGGAAATGAGGCCCCTTCCACCGACGGATTCCGCCCCAAAGGTTCCGCCTGACAAAACGAGTGCGGCGCCCTCTGCGACGGTCGTCTCAGCCGATGAAATCGTCTTTCCCGCGATGGCCAGCGTGCCAGATTCGATCCGGAAACCGCCTGTGAAATTCGAATTTCCACCGAGCGTCCACGTCCCGCTGCCGGTCTTGACCAGATCCAGGCCGGAGAGATCTCCCGCGTTTGAAATCGTTCCCGCAAACGTGGTGGAGGTATCCAACCCGCCGACAACGTAGGTGGTGACGGTATTTCCACTGCCACTCTGACGACCGTCGAGATGCGTGTTCCCACCACCGGAAACCGCGCCGAGGTGGATGACGATGCCTCCGTTCCGGTTGTTCAGATAGGCGGAACCGGTGCCGAGATCGAAGTGGGTGTCCGCGCTTCCGAAGTTCACATCCGCCGCGGCGCTGCTGTTCGAATTGAGCCGGACCGTTCCCGAACCGGAACCGAATGAAAGCGTGCCGGAAAAACCATCCATCGGACCGTTGATGCTCAGGATGCCTTCGACACCGCTGAGATCGATGTTGGCATTCCCCACACTGGACAGCGTGCCTGTTGTGGGATTCAGGATCGCGGAATTCCCGCCGGTGTTGGTAATCCTGCTGTTCCCTGTGAACACCATGGAATTAGAAAGGAAGATGGCCGAGGGAAATGAAAGCGTGCCGCCATTCACAGCGATAACGCCGGTGCCGAGAGGCGTGTTGGTGTTCGCCAACCTGAGGGTCCCCGCGTTGAGCGTGGTTCCTCCGCTGAAGGTGTTCGCGGCGCTGTTGCCGATCGTGAAAATACCGCCCCCGCTTTTTATCAATCCTCCGACGCCGCCGAGAACTCCTGATCCGCCCAACGTGTAGGCCAAGGTGTTGTTCGCCGCGGTGACACGGGCCGGCTGCAACGTGCCGGCCAGGCTCACGGATCCGGACGCCGCGCCATCCGGGAACGTGACCAGGTCCAGATTGCTGAAAGTATCGGGTGACGCGCCGGACCAGTTGCCTGCGGTCGCGTTCAGGTCCCATATTCCGCCATTGACACCGGTCCATGTGAGGTTGCCCGCGTTTCCCGTGACGGTGAGTTTCACATAACCCGGTGTGGTGCCGGACGAAGGGCGGGATAGCGAAAATGTCTGGCGAGTGGTCCCGGTCGGAGCAGGAAGAACCGGCACCATGGTCAACCCGCTCACGGATTGCGTGGCACCCCCGTCGATCAGATTATAAACACCCGCCCCGAGGGAGCCGTCGACGAAGTTCAGTTGGAAATTCACCGTGCCGCTGAGATTCGTGGAAGTGCCGGCGGCGACGGTGATCCTGTCATTGGTTCCGCCCGGATTCGAGGAAAGGTCGTAAACCAGCGTGCCGGAAGACACGGTGAGTCCGCCATTCGCGGGAAGGGCCCGGTAGGGTGTCGCGGAGTTTCCCGGATTGATGCGGGCGCCACTGTTGATGGTGACCAGCCCGCCGAAGGTTCCATTCCCCACCAGCGTGGCACCGCCGCCCACGGTGACAGGCGACAAGGACAACGCGCCATCCACCGCGAGCGTTCCTCCGCTGACGGTCGTCGCACCGCTGTGGATGTTCGTTCCGGTGATGGTAAGGGTGCCTCCACCGGTTTTCGTCAGCAGGGTCGGACTGTTCGATCCATCCGCGCGCGTGCCATCCATGATCGCTCCCGCGAAGGTCGAGGAGGTGCCCAGACCACCGACGGACCACGTGGTCGCGCCGCCTCCGTTGAGATAGTTGCTTCTCAGGCGCGAATTCGCATCACCGCCCAGTTGGCCGATGGGGTAGGTGTTCCCTCCGGAATTGTTCGTGGTGAAGAGATCGATGCCGGAGAGGTTCACCCTCGCGCTGCCGAAGCCGTTGAAGGATCCGCCATTCGCCCTGAAAGCGATCCGCCCCGCGTTGCCCGGAGATGTCGCGCCACCGGAAAGATTGACCGTTCCGGTGCAACCCGCGGAGGCACCATCGAGATACACACGCCCCTCCGTTCCGAGGTTTGATGGTGAAAAGATGTTGAAAATTCCCCCTCCGGACAACGAACCATTCAGTTCGACGCGTTGGGAAAGGTTGATGTTCCCCACCGATCCGGCGTCCACCTGGATGTTCGGGTTGATCCCCAGCGTCGTATTTCCATATGCGGAGGTAAGCGTGCTCCCTCCGGAAAAACGGATGGTGCCGCCTGCCAGACCGCCGCCAGGATTGAGGACCGTCTCCCCGCCATTGAGAAAACTTCCAAGCGAAAAACTCACCGGCGTGGCGAGCGTGAGCTTGGTATCCCCCGCCTTGGTGAGCGTGCCGGTGGATGCGAGTGATCCGCTGCCGCCGAACGTGTAGTTTTTCGTCCCCGTCACCAGTACCGAACCGGACGTCTGCGACGTGGTGATGTTCACAGCGGGTGTCGCGGAGCCGCGGTCGTCGAAAAGCGCCGTGTCCCCTGTGGCGAAAGCCGTGAGCGCACCGGAGGGTTGTTTCCAGTTCGCCGCCGCGTCATTCCAGGCGTTGGTGGAACCGTCGCCGTTCCAGATCAGGTCGCGCGGCGCTGAGGCAGAGGAAATGAGCAGTGCGAACTGCTGCGTCCACTGGCTGCCGTCGGCATCCACCACGGTGAACAGGAATCCCGCTCGGCCGGTGGCGTTCGGAGTGGGGATGAATTTCACCACCGGCCCGGTGGCGGATGGCGTGGTGCCGTCGGCCAGAAACTGCAGCACCGTGCCATTGACCACTCCGCTGACAGTGTAGGCCGGAGATTTGGTGAATCCCTCGGTGTATTTCCGCAGGTTGACGGTCTGCGACGAGGGCGAGCCCGCGACATTCTTCACAACCGTGGCATGCGGCACCGCGAGGAAATGCAGGTATTCCTCAAGGTAGGTGTAGCCAACGGGTGTGCCGGCCGGGAAAAACGTGTTGCCGAGCTGGCCTGCGGTGAAGACGTTATTATGATCGTCTCCGGAAACATTGTAGGCCATTCCGTTCACGCCGTTGAGGGTGGACTCCCATGCGTCCGGCATGCCGTCCAGATCGACATCGGTGGGAGGCGTGGTGCCGTTCAACGTGCCGAAGCCATAGTTGGTGATGTTATAGGGAGGATTGGCGAGATTCGCCTCTCCATTGCCCGGAGTGGTCTCTCCCGCGATGTTGCCATCCTTCTGCACGAGGATGCTCTGCTGGTTGACCACGCTGTCCACCAACAGGGTGTCGAGTTCGTCCCGCAACAGTCCGCTGTGGTTCGCATCCAGCCGCAACGCACCGGACGCGGACAACACCTTCTTGTAAGCGGTGAGCGGACCGTCGATCCTGACTGCGGAACCGCCCGTGGCTCCGGGAAAGGGTGTGGCGGATTTGTAATACCGGTTCGCCCCCACGGCATCGCCGGGTGCGAACTCCGCTCCATCCACGATGCCATACCCCTTGTCCGTGCCGTTCAGCACGCCGTCGCCGTCCGCGTCGTGGAGCGTGTCCGCGAGATACAGGCTGAAATTCGGCACATTGTTCGAGGCGACCCGTGCCTTGGTGAGCCCCTTGTTTCTCAATGAATAGCCCGTGTCAGGATCATTGATGGAGATATAGTAATTCCCGATGACGTTCGCCTTCCAGTTCGCCGGGGTTTCGGAATCCCCCATGATGAATCCCTCGTTCCGCCAGTGGTAGGTGACATTGTTGATCCACTCCAGCATCGCGGGACGGGCCTTCGGGTTTCTGGTGCGGTGGTGCGCCCACAGGGTATGGTGGCAGGAGCCGTTCCTGAGGTCCCACAATCCTCCGGCGTTGTGCCGCTCCATGCCCCACGAACTGGTGGAATACTGCATGGTGAAGTTGTCCAGGGCACTGTTGAAAAACGAGATGTTCTCGTCCGTGCTGAACATCATGGAAATGTGGTCGATGATGCTGTTCGACGCGCTGCTGTCCAGGTCGATGCAGTCCCCGCCGCTGCCGTTCTTCCCATGGCGGATGCGGAGGTGCCGCAGCACCGTGTTGTTTCCCGAGACACGCACGGTGCCGTTTCTCAATCCGATGCCATCCCCGGGCGCGGTCTGCCCCGCGATGGTGATCTTGTTCCGCACCATGCGGAACGCGATCCCGCCGGGCAGCGGGATGTAGCCGCTGACGGCGAAGACGATGGTCCGTCCGTTCGATGGAGCGGTCTCGACCCCGTTCCTCAGCGAGCCCGCCCCGCTGGCGTTCAGATTGGTCACATAGTAGACATCACCTCCACGACCGCCCGTGGCGTAGGCGCCGAACCCCTCCGCTCCGGGAAACGCGGGGATCTGTGCGGCGGCGGGCAGGATGGCCAGCAGTGAGAAATAGAGAAGGCGGGGAATCATGGGTTCGTGCGGAACGGAGCTGCGGGCAGGTCTTCGGTGTTATACAGGTTCGCGCCTGCCGGGTTGTCCCCCCACGCGTAGCGGACCTGGGTGGGCGAGGAAACCGAGGGACTGGAAACAACCACGCCGTCCCCCTCGATCGCCGCATCCGCCCAGACGAATTTGCCATCGCCGCCCGCGATCGCGAACTGCCCCAGTGTGCCACCCTTCGCCACCAGTCCGCCGCCGGTGTGGTCGAACCTGATTCGGATGCGGTTTCCTTCCACCGCACTTTCGCGGAAGATCGGACCGCTGGATTCACCGGACATTCCATAGGTCTTCACCAGCGCGAGACGGGCCAGGCGTTTCCCAACGTCCAGCTTGTTGCGGGGGTGGACGTCCTTTTCGTCACCGATGTCCGTGGTGACGACCATGCCGGTGTGCGGGATGGCAAGGGACTTCGCCTGTGCCTCGCGCATCTCGGTGAGCTGGCCGCCGCCGGGTTCCACAGAGGGCGTCTTGTGGGCGGCGAGCTGCACGAAGTAAAATGGCAGATCCGGATTTCCCCACAGGTCCCGCCAGTCCTCGATGAGTGACTGCTGCAGGTCGGCGTAGAGTTTGCGGGTGTTCATGTTCGACTCGCCCTGATACCAGATCGCCCCACGGATGGCGTAGGGCACGACCGGCGAGATCATGCCGTTGTGCAGGACGTAAGGATTGTGCTGGTCCTGGAATGGGTCGGGATTCTTCGGTGCCTTGCCGCCCTTGAATTTCGCGAGCGCCACACCGTAGTCGAGGAAGGGTTTTGGATCGTCGCGGAATGTCCGGTTTTTCGTGCTGAAATTTTTCAACAGATCCTTGAATTGCGGATGCGCCGCGAGCGTCTCCCCACGTATCCATGACTCGATGGTGCTCGCGCCATACGCGCAGGTCACGAGACCGACCGGCACCTTGAGGCGTTCCTGCAATCCCCTGCCGAAGTAATACGCGACCGCCGAGAAATCACCCGCCGTCTGAGGAGTGCAGATGGTCCACTTCCCCGGCACGTCCCGCTGGGGGAACTCGTTCATCTTCCACTCCGCGGAAAACGTGCGGAGTTGGGGATGATCCGCAGCGGCGACTTCCTTTTCCCAGTCGGTCGCACCGGAAAAGGACCGCTTTGCGGTTTTCGCCAACGTGAAATCCATGTTCGACTGCCCGGAGCAAAGCCACACCTCGCCGACCAGAACATCGCTGAAATCACGTGTCGCCGCGCCGGATGAAACCTTGAGCTGGTAAGGTCCGCCCGCGTCCAGTGATGGCAGTTCGATTTTCCATGTTCCGTCATCGCCAGCTTTCGTTGTGGCGGATTTCCCTGCAAGAGTCGCGGTTACCTCCGCCCCCGCTGTCGCCCGGCCCCATACGGGAATGGCCATGCCGCGCTGTAGAACCATGTGGTCCGAGAAAACCGATGGCAGCCACAGGTCCGCCGGATGAAGCGCGGCGCCGAGTTGGCAATCCGCCAGCCCACGGATCGCACCCGCCATCGCCTTCGCGTTGAAAGCCGCCCCCGCGGGCCCGGTGTGCGTGTGGTCCGTGCCGGCGAAAAGTGCGGCGGTCTTTTCCTGGCCGATGCCTTCGTAGCGGTCCGCGAGCAGGTTGTTGAAATCGATGAACGGCACCTTCTCCCCGGCCGCCACCTGCTTCGCCCATCCACCGTAATCCCTGTCGGACCTGCCGATCCTGCCC from Luteolibacter yonseiensis includes these protein-coding regions:
- a CDS encoding autotransporter-associated beta strand repeat-containing protein, encoding MIPRLLYFSLLAILPAAAQIPAFPGAEGFGAYATGGRGGDVYYVTNLNASGAGSLRNGVETAPSNGRTIVFAVSGYIPLPGGIAFRMVRNKITIAGQTAPGDGIGLRNGTVRVSGNNTVLRHLRIRHGKNGSGGDCIDLDSSASNSIIDHISMMFSTDENISFFNSALDNFTMQYSTSSWGMERHNAGGLWDLRNGSCHHTLWAHHRTRNPKARPAMLEWINNVTYHWRNEGFIMGDSETPANWKANVIGNYYISINDPDTGYSLRNKGLTKARVASNNVPNFSLYLADTLHDADGDGVLNGTDKGYGIVDGAEFAPGDAVGANRYYKSATPFPGATGGSAVRIDGPLTAYKKVLSASGALRLDANHSGLLRDELDTLLVDSVVNQQSILVQKDGNIAGETTPGNGEANLANPPYNITNYGFGTLNGTTPPTDVDLDGMPDAWESTLNGVNGMAYNVSGDDHNNVFTAGQLGNTFFPAGTPVGYTYLEEYLHFLAVPHATVVKNVAGSPSSQTVNLRKYTEGFTKSPAYTVSGVVNGTVLQFLADGTTPSATGPVVKFIPTPNATGRAGFLFTVVDADGSQWTQQFALLISSASAPRDLIWNGDGSTNAWNDAAANWKQPSGALTAFATGDTALFDDRGSATPAVNITTSQTSGSVLVTGTKNYTFGGSGSLASTGTLTKAGDTKLTLATPVSFSLGSFLNGGETVLNPGGGLAGGTIRFSGGSTLTSAYGNTTLGINPNIQVDAGSVGNINLSQRVELNGSLSGGGIFNIFSPSNLGTEGRVYLDGASAGCTGTVNLSGGATSPGNAGRIAFRANGGSFNGFGSARVNLSGIDLFTTNNSGGNTYPIGQLGGDANSRLRSNYLNGGGATTWSVGGLGTSSTFAGAIMDGTRADGSNSPTLLTKTGGGTLTITGTNIHSGATTVSGGTLAVDGALSLSPVTVGGGATLVGNGTFGGLVTINSGARINPGNSATPYRALPANGGLTVSSGTLVYDLSSNPGGTNDRITVAAGTSTNLSGTVNFQLNFVDGSLGAGVYNLIDGGATQSVSGLTMVPVLPAPTGTTRQTFSLSRPSSGTTPGYVKLTVTGNAGNLTWTGVNGGIWDLNATAGNWSGASPDTFSNLDLVTFPDGAASGSVSLAGTLQPARVTAANNTLAYTLGGSGVLGGVGGLIKSGGGIFTIGNSAANTFSGGTTLNAGTLRLANTNTPLGTGVIAVNGGTLSFPSAIFLSNSMVFTGNSRITNTGGNSAILNPTTGTLSSVGNANIDLSGVEGILSINGPMDGFSGTLSFGSGSGTVRLNSNSSAAADVNFGSADTHFDLGTGSAYLNNRNGGIVIHLGAVSGGGNTHLDGRQSGSGNTVTTYVVGGLDTSTTFAGTISNAGDLSGLDLVKTGSGTWTLGGNSNFTGGFRIESGTLAIAGKTISSAETTVAEGAALVLSGGTFGAESVGGRGLISGHGTIAADLNPDGVVIGRGFATGTPGTLVVTGNASFDSSSVMKLRGGVSSDLLAVAGDLQLAGSIQIALAPETTFGRYPLLTCGGELSGDVSLTGVPAGVDAHLSLSAPGRVDLVIDDSDEDGLPDSWEAFHFGNLARLPDGDDDGDGQDNAVEYLAGTNPSSGISRFAATLSPLDDTRFALSWPSIPGKIYQIQTSGILLDGWSPLTTVPGSAAPAKSTSYSVVRTGGGMFYRVAIIP
- a CDS encoding sialate O-acetylesterase, with protein sequence MSLRIVFIFCLAVWAAALPCVAKPVLYIIGDSTVRNGTGGQMGWGDPLVDEFDPAKITVINRAIGGRSSRTFLTEGRWDAVMAHLRPGDFLLMQFGHNDGGKLNDERCRASIKGIGEEAEDIVRVTDQQPETVHSYGWYLRKYITEAKEKGVTPIVVSPIPRNIWKEGRIGRSDRDYGGWAKQVAAGEKVPFIDFNNLLADRYEGIGQEKTAALFAGTDHTHTGPAGAAFNAKAMAGAIRGLADCQLGAALHPADLWLPSVFSDHMVLQRGMAIPVWGRATAGAEVTATLAGKSATTKAGDDGTWKIELPSLDAGGPYQLKVSSGAATRDFSDVLVGEVWLCSGQSNMDFTLAKTAKRSFSGATDWEKEVAAADHPQLRTFSAEWKMNEFPQRDVPGKWTICTPQTAGDFSAVAYYFGRGLQERLKVPVGLVTCAYGASTIESWIRGETLAAHPQFKDLLKNFSTKNRTFRDDPKPFLDYGVALAKFKGGKAPKNPDPFQDQHNPYVLHNGMISPVVPYAIRGAIWYQGESNMNTRKLYADLQQSLIEDWRDLWGNPDLPFYFVQLAAHKTPSVEPGGGQLTEMREAQAKSLAIPHTGMVVTTDIGDEKDVHPRNKLDVGKRLARLALVKTYGMSGESSGPIFRESAVEGNRIRIRFDHTGGGLVAKGGTLGQFAIAGGDGKFVWADAAIEGDGVVVSSPSVSSPTQVRYAWGDNPAGANLYNTEDLPAAPFRTNP